The nucleotide window TCTAATGATGAACGATCCCCGCGGATTTCTTGGGAAATTTCAATCTTTCCTTGTCATTTTGTTACAAACCGATTAACATCGGGGGTATAACTGCTAATATAAATCTTATTAACATTAATATTAAAATCAGTAGAATATAAACATGCCGTTACTTCATCTTTAACTGTAGAGAAACTTGCTAAATAACCTTTTGTTATTTTATCTTCAAATCCTTTACAATGTAAAAGCATTTTATTAAACGAAGAATGATCAGCATCAAACATAATTAATGTTTCTAAATCAAGTTCAATAACATCTAAATAAATATCTCGTAATAATTGGTGATTTAAAAAATCACAAAACAAAATTTCTTTCGTGACATTATTTGTTACAACAGACCCATTTAAACTAACAATAAAATCATTGCTATCAGTTAAACCTAACTTTGCGGCAATATCCTTACATTGATATAATGGGCGACCAGTTGCAATTACTAATTTAATATCTTTGCTAGCTAATCCTTTTAAAACTTGCAAAGTACGCGGGGACATTTCTCCGTTGGAATTTAAAGCTGTTCCATCTAAATCAACAGCAATTAACTTAATATCTGACATAATCTTTTCTCTCCTATATAACATAATTCTAATATATTTTATAAAAGTTCCAACATTTATTTTTAAAATTGATAAAGATTAAAAAAATAAATACCTTAAAAAATAAATTTTTATAATATTTTAGTTTATAATTACTAGGTAAAGCATCCTGCTTTCATTTGAATTAATGGTAAACATTAAAAATGTTTTGAAAAGGGAATTGAGTGTAAATCTTGAGCTGTCCCAGCAACTGTAATGATGATGAACATTGTATTTACTCACTGAAAAAATTTTTTTGGGAAGAGACAATTAGTAAAACGATTCTAAGCCAGTAGACCTGCCGTTAACTCCTGACGAAATAAATATCCCTGGGATTGTGATATTTGTGAGTAAATAATTTATTATTCTTAAATAATAGTTTACCCTCATAAATAAAATAATTTTTCCGCTAGAATGGGTTTTTATTGCAGTTATTTTTGAAAGGAATTATCGCAATGAAAAATTTCTCATGAAAAAAATATTTATATTATCTTTTGCCAGCTTTAATTCTATTAACAGCAATTGTTTTAAATATCTATTATATTCCTAAGTATTATGAGGTACAACGCCAAAATCGTTATGAAGGAACTTATACTGTAACAATTCTTGGTCAAGATGAAAACTATAATGTTTTTTTTACTAAAGGGTTAAATGTTAAACATGCTAATAATCTCGGTGCTGTTTTAAGTAAATACCCGGATGATTTTGGTTTAAATAACAGTACTTGAGGAAATTTCCTTAGCCGTGTTGGAAATATCACCTTATCCAATCCAAAAGAAGCATATTTTAGTATTCAAAGTGGTGACAATAATCAAAAAAATGCTGCTCATATTCATCCTGAGTGTCGTGAATATGAAAATAATGCATGTTCATCGGGGATTGATTATCTTAAATTAATGCCTAA belongs to Spiroplasma melliferum and includes:
- a CDS encoding putative HAD superfamily hydrolase, whose protein sequence is MSDIKLIAVDLDGTALNSNGEMSPRTLQVLKGLASKDIKLVIATGRPLYQCKDIAAKLGLTDSNDFIVSLNGSVVTNNVTKEILFCDFLNHQLLRDIYLDVIELDLETLIMFDADHSSFNKMLLHCKGFEDKITKGYLASFSTVKDEVTACLYSTDFNINVNKIYISSYTPDVNRFVTKWQGKIEISQEIRGDRSSLEITSCNVTMSRPWCRNGKCSCWC